The Streptomyces sp. NBC_00510 genomic interval GGCACGCAGGTGCCGCGTGAGCGGCATCAGCAGCTCCTCCTGCTCCGGCGCCACCGGGTAGACGGTGGCCATCACGCCCCACACCCGGGTGAACGCGTGCAGGATCGCGTCGTCGACGGGCAGCTCGATCTCGTCCACCTGGTGGCCGAGCCCGCGCAGCAGTTCCGCGGTCCCCTCGTACGCGGCACGGCAGTCCGGGTGCAGTTCGACCCCGGGCACGGGGGGCTGCGGCAGCCCCACCACGCGCAGCGTTCCCGGCTCACGGGTGACGTACGAGGAGAAGGACTCACCGGGCGGCAACGACGGCGCACCGTACGGGTCGCCCGGCATCGGGCCCGCCAGGACGTCGAGCAGGGCCGCCGCGTCCGCGACCGTACGGGCTATCGGGCCGCTGCCGCTCAGACCGCTCACGTCGTGCTGCACCGGGCCCGCGCTCACCCTTCCGCGGCTGGGCTTGATGCCGTACAGGCCGCAGACGGAGGAGGGGATGCGGATCGAGCCGCCGCCGTCGCTGCCCTGCGCGACCGGCGCCAGCCCCGCGGCGACCGCGGCCGCCGCGCCGCCGCTGGAGCCGCCGGCGGACCGCTCCAGGTCCCACGGGGTGCGGGCGGGCGGGGCGAGCCGGTTCTCCGTGTAGCAGGGCAGCCCGAACTCCGGGGTGTTGGTCTTGCCCAGCAGGACCGTCCCGGCCGCGCGCAGCTTGGCGGCGACGTGGTCGTCGACGTCCGGCACGTGGTCGGCGTACGCCTGCGAGCCGAGGGTGCAGCGCACGCCGGCCACGAAGTTGAGGTCCTTGACCGGGACCGGGACGCCGTGCAGCGGCGACAGCTGCCCTTGGCGGTCCTCGCGGCGGGCCGCGAGCGCCTCCGACTCGGCGTCGGCGGCCTGCTTGCGGGCGATCTCCGGGGTCACGGTGATGAACGCCCCGAGGGTGTCGTTGTGCCGGTCGACGCGGTCCAGATAGTGCTCGGCGAGTTCCGTCGGGGAGACCTCCCCGGCCTTGATCGCCTTCCCCTGCTCCAGCGCCGTCAGATCGTGCAGCTCCGCCATGTGCCGGTCCCGTCCCATCGCGCGAGGGTGTGCGTTGCCTGGGGTGGCATCGTCGCACCACGGCGGCGGGGTGTCAGTAGCGCGGTGTCTCTGTGGGGCCCGGTGCCTCGTGTGCGGGTTGTTTGCGCCTGCGGCGGGCGGTTTCCCGCCCTCCCGCCCGATTGCCCGGCGCGATTGGTGCGGGCTGCACGCGTGCATGGTGGGCCGGGGTCGGGGCCTCCGGGGCTGGGCATCTGTACCGCATATTTATGTGCATGGCGGGCGGTCCAGGTCGTGCCGTCTGTGCCGCACAACAAATACACGTCAGCGTCCAGAACGCCCACCCTCCCCCAGCCTTCGGCCGGGGGTGCCCCCAACTCCCCCGCCCCTTCCGTGTCGTGCGGCGACTAACGGCCGGTGGGGGGTCAGAGAGCGGTCCGGGGTTGCCGCAGGTGCCTTACTCACCCCCACCGGCCGTCATGCGCCCCGACAACCGGAGAGGGTGTGGCGGGGTGCGCCCATGGGGGTCCCCCCGGCCGAAGGCTGGGGGAGACGAGCGGCGAACGCGGTGCCGAATCAAGAACAGGCCGCGAGGGGTACCCCGGGCCGCAACCGGGGCGCGCCGCAGGCTCACCCCGTGGGGGCGAGCGCACCGCGCGCCTCCGCGAGCGCGGCCTCGCAGAGGACCGGGACCGGGACCACGATCCCGCACCGCCCGCACACGGGCCCCGCCCCGGGGTAGTGGTTGAGCCCGTTCCGCCACCGCAGGTGCGACTCGCCGCAGACCGGGCACCCCGTACCGGGCCCCGCGTCGATCGCCGCGATGATGCGCCGCAGTACGTCGGCCAGCCGGTCGTCGGGGTGGACGCGGGGGTCCTCGCACCAGGCGACCCCGTTGCCGCCCCAGGTGCGCCGGTGCCAGTCGTCGAGCGCGCCGGGCTGCCGGATGCCGTAGAACTTCTCCTCCTTGCGGCGGGCCGCGAACTCCCCCTCGTAGGTGAGCCAGACCGCCCGCGCCTCCTCCAGTTCCGCGAGGGCCGTGACGAGCCGGACCGGGTCCGGCTCGCGGTCGTCGGGCGCGATCCCCGCGCCGGCGCACAGGTGGTCCCAGGTCGCGCGGTGCCCGTACGGAGCGAAGCGCTCGAGGCACCTGCGCAGGTAGGTGCGGCGCTGGGTGGGGGAGCGCCGGGGATCGCGCACCTGTCTGGCGAGGCTCCGGAATCCGGCCATGGTGTGTGCCACCTCCGTCGTCGGTGTCGCATCGCTGTCGAATGGACGTAACGGACGGCGTTCCGGATCCATCCCCGCGGCGGCGAGTTCCAGCCGGGATGGCGTAGCTGAAACGTGACGCATGTTCACCTTACTGGGGGGTCATATTTCGAAGTAACCTGCGTCACACCGCGCTTCGTGAGGAGTGGTCATGCGAGCCAGATTTGGCAGGTTCAGGACAAAAATCAGAACGACCGCCGCGGCGGCGGTCCTCGCCCTGGGCGCGAGCCTCGTCGCGCCACTGCCCATGGCGGCGCAGGCCGCCCCCGTCACCGACTACTGCCAGGGGCGGTGCTCGGACATCCTGCCGCCGGGTGAGAACGGCAACGCCACCCTCGCCCAGATCCTGCTCAACCAGATCTTCGGCACCCAGCCGGAGCACGCGGAGGACCAGCTCGGGCCGTACGCGAACCTGGCCGGCGGGTACCAGAACCTCACCGACGCCACGATCAACAACTTCTTCAACGACGCCTCCTTCGGCGTCCCGTCCGGGCAGGTCGCCTCGACGACCTCGCCCCGCAGCGACGTGACGATCACCCGGGACAAGAAGACCGGGGTGCCGCACATCTCCGGCACGACGCGGTACGGGACCGAGTTCGGGGCCGGGTACGCCGCGGCGCAGGACCGGCTCTGGCTGATGGACCTGTTCCGGCACGTGGGACGCGGCCAGTTGACCTCCTTCGCCGGCGGCGCCCCGGCGAACCAGGGGCTGGAGCAGGAGTTCTGGCGTGCCGCGCCGTACACCGAGGAGGACCTGCAGGCCCAGATCGACTGGATCGCCACGCAGAACGGGGAGCGCGGCCGGCAGGCGCTGGCCGACGTCAACGCCTACGTCGACGGGATCAACGCCTACATCGCGGCCTCCGACAGCGGCCGCTACTTCCCCGGTGAGTACGTGCTGACCGGCCACAAGGACGCCATCACCAACGCCGGCACCATCGAGCGGTTCAAGTCCACCGACCTGATCGCCCTGGCATCCGTGATCGGCGCGCTGTTCGGCACCGGAGGCGGTGGCGAGGTGACCAACGCCCTGTCCCTGCTGGCCGCCCAGCAGAAGTACGGGGTCACCGAGGGCACCAGGGTCTGGGAGTCCTTCCGCGAGCGCAACGACCCCGAGGCGGCCCTGACCGTGCACGACGGCCGGAGCTTCCCGTACGCCGTCCGGCCGGAGGACCCGCAGGGGAGGGCGCTGCCCGACACCGGGAGCGTCACGGTGGAGCCGCTGGTCTACGACCGCACCGGCAGCGCGGGCACCGCGAAGGCGTCCGCGGCCTCGAAGAGCGCCACCACCACGGCCCTGTCCGCGAACACCCGGGGCATGTCCAACGCGCTGCTGGTGAGCGGCGCGCACACCGCGAGCGGCCACCCGATCGCCGTCTTCGGCCCGCAGACCGGCTACTTCGCGCCACAGCTGCTGATGCTCCAGGAGATCCAGGGCCCCGGCATCAGCGCCCGCGGCGCCTCCTTCGCGGGGCTGAGCATGTACGTGGAGCTGGGCCGTGGCCAGGACTACGCGTGGAGCGCGACCACCTCGGCCCAGGACATCACCGACACCTACACGGTGGAGCTCTGCCAGGACGACGTCCACTACCTCTACCGCGGCACCTGCACGGCCATGGAGAAGCTGGAGCGCAGCAACTCCTGGAAGCCCACGACCGCCG includes:
- a CDS encoding amidase codes for the protein MAELHDLTALEQGKAIKAGEVSPTELAEHYLDRVDRHNDTLGAFITVTPEIARKQAADAESEALAARREDRQGQLSPLHGVPVPVKDLNFVAGVRCTLGSQAYADHVPDVDDHVAAKLRAAGTVLLGKTNTPEFGLPCYTENRLAPPARTPWDLERSAGGSSGGAAAAVAAGLAPVAQGSDGGGSIRIPSSVCGLYGIKPSRGRVSAGPVQHDVSGLSGSGPIARTVADAAALLDVLAGPMPGDPYGAPSLPPGESFSSYVTREPGTLRVVGLPQPPVPGVELHPDCRAAYEGTAELLRGLGHQVDEIELPVDDAILHAFTRVWGVMATVYPVAPEQEELLMPLTRHLRAEGGKVSGPDFAEALYAFRALGQLIADALLSSYDLVLTPTLAQPPAFVGSAGLRDDDDPAAEFAGLAAYTPFTPIFNATGQPAVNVPLHWTEDGLPIGVMFGGRYGDEATLISLSAQLEAARPWAGRRPPIW
- a CDS encoding penicillin acylase family protein, giving the protein MRARFGRFRTKIRTTAAAAVLALGASLVAPLPMAAQAAPVTDYCQGRCSDILPPGENGNATLAQILLNQIFGTQPEHAEDQLGPYANLAGGYQNLTDATINNFFNDASFGVPSGQVASTTSPRSDVTITRDKKTGVPHISGTTRYGTEFGAGYAAAQDRLWLMDLFRHVGRGQLTSFAGGAPANQGLEQEFWRAAPYTEEDLQAQIDWIATQNGERGRQALADVNAYVDGINAYIAASDSGRYFPGEYVLTGHKDAITNAGTIERFKSTDLIALASVIGALFGTGGGGEVTNALSLLAAQQKYGVTEGTRVWESFRERNDPEAALTVHDGRSFPYAVRPEDPQGRALPDTGSVTVEPLVYDRTGSAGTAKASAASKSATTTALSANTRGMSNALLVSGAHTASGHPIAVFGPQTGYFAPQLLMLQEIQGPGISARGASFAGLSMYVELGRGQDYAWSATTSAQDITDTYTVELCQDDVHYLYRGTCTAMEKLERSNSWKPTTADGTAAGSYRMQIYRTEYGPVTHRATVGGKKVAYVSLRSSYMHEADSVVGFQMLNDPAAVTDAASFQQAVQHINYTFNWFYADSRQAAYFNSGANPVRAADVDPTFPVRAEPAYEWRGFDPAHNTADYTPASEHPQSVGQDYYVSWNNRQAKDYDAAGFGNGSVHRGNLLDDRVKKLVAAGGVTRAQLTRAMADAALTDLRGEDVLPDLLKVLRSGTVSDPAVSAAVTKLSDWVAAGAKRRETSPGSHAYANADAVRIMDAWWPLLVQAEFEPGLGSELYAALTANLTVDEAPSAGHGPTGSHAGSSFQYGWWSYVDKDIRTVLGEPVQGALARTYCGGGDLAACRDVLTGTLKQAAARTAAQVYPGDENCSAGDQWCADTVIHRTLGGIKHGKISWQNRPTYQQVVEFPAHR